A window of Bacillus toyonensis BCT-7112 genomic DNA:
AACATGTTTTGATATGCATTTTTTATATTATTTAAACAAATATAAAAAGATTTATCTAATTCATTTATTACTATTGTTGAATTAGTAATCCATACAAGAGGAACTACATTCGCAACAAACGGAATAGCCAAAATACTTAAAGAGATGTCAGATACATCATAGTTATATTCAAGAAACATATGATTACTTGTCTTAAAATACTTTTGTAAATCCCCCTTAATACTAAAATAATAATCAACTCTATTATTTCTTACGACAATTTTATCGAGAATTATACTATTCATTTGAGCCTCCTAATAAATCGCCATTTTTATCACAATACATTTGTTAATTAGAGAACTGTTTTAACCATTGATTTACTACATCAAAATTCACTTGAACATCCGTGATAAACTCTGCATTTATCATTTTTTCGAGATTATTTAAATCTTCTCTATCAATCAGATTTAAATTATACGTTTCCCCCATCCCCTTAGCTCTTTCATCTATAGAGATAATTATTGCACGTTTTTTATGACGCATAGCAAATATACCGCCATGTAAACGTGTTCCAATATAATCAACGGCTGTATTTAGGATTTTTTCATATGCCTCTATAGTAGGAGATATAATTTTTATACCTTGTATACCCTCTAAAGATTTTAAATATTCAAAATCATCAGCGTCTTGTATCCAAAAGTAGACATTTTCATAACTTTTGTTAAGTATATCTATCAGTAATTGATCTTTTTCACGATCTTTAGAATGATGAGTTAATGTAAAAACAACCGATTCCGATTTTCCACTCGGAATTCCCCTACAAAAATCAGGCGTAAAAGACCACAAAGTTGCACAACCAGTATTTAGAGCTTTAAACCCCATTTCTTCTAAAAATTTTTTTGTTCTTTCATCTCTAACGCTATGTATATATTCATGCGATAAAACTTTTCTATATAACATTTTTGTATAGGGATTTATTTTATTCCCTTTGCCTGCACCCACTCCAACCAGAATACTCCCCTTTAAAGGACCATAATTAAATATATTTATATTCCACTGTGGAAAATGAGTAAACATATCCATTGCTAGCAAATTCGAACCACCTACAAACTTATATTTCGCATCACTATAAATCTTTACCCTATTTGATTTTCTCGCTACTTGGTACCAATGAAAAGGTGAAACATGAGTAGGTAATGTTAAAACATATGCATTTTTAGTTATATCAGAAAGATGATGCTTTACACACTTCATTATTATATCGTCACCCTTGTTAAGAGAACCTACTGATGTATCTAATACTAAAACATTATCCATAAAAATAATTCCCCCAAGTATCTTTTATAAATAGTAAAAGATTTTTTAGTTTTATAGCTTAATCTATTCTAATTCAATTAACCTATATATCTTTTCCACTTCTATTTCATTACCATAATTTTTTTGGCTTACATTATTAACAATTTCATTTCTGAATTCAACATCATCAATCATTTTTTTTATTCCTTCGACAATTCCCTTTATACCCATTGGACAAATATATCCATCTACGCCGTTCTCCAACTGACTTTTGGCAGTTGAAAAATTAGTTATTAATACTGGTTTCTTAAGAATTTGCGCTTCCCGAACTGTTACTGCCTTCCCTTCGTATCTAGAAGGTTGTACATAAATATCACATGCTTTTATGTACGGGTACGGATTAATCTTCTTACCTAGTAAAACAAATTTATCTTGAAGTCCTAGTTTATCTATCAACAATTTAAGTTCCGCTTCTTGCGGCCCATATCCAACTATGTACCACTCGATATCATACCCTTGATCTAATAACTGTCTAAGCGCATATATAGCGTCATCAATTCCTTTAGCATGCGAAAGTCTAGCAACAGTAATTAACTTGATTCGCGCGCTATTTATTGATATTTCCTGAGTAATATCTCCTTCATTGGATTGTTCACAAACAAATTCAGAATCTATTATATTTTCTATCACTTGCACCTCTTTATTAATATAAGGTAGACTATTCAGGAATGTATCTCTACAACTTTCAGAAACCGCCACGATATCATCCATTTCCCTCCACATTTTACATTCCATTTCTTTGTTAAGTTGTATGTTCGAATAATCAGTATGAATCCACCCAATTTTTCTTTTCGCTCGAACTTTATCCCCTATAAAATAATGCGGCCATAAAAAACTTATCGCAACATCGTACTCTTCTCTCAATTTTGGAAGAAATGGAAGAGATATTCTCCATCCATATTGAATGACAAAGTATCCAGGTTCTTTACTATTTACAAACCTTCCATGCATAACACCCATAACTTTTCCTATCATCCTAGTAATTCCAATTGAGAAATGCCCTTCTTGTAATATCTGTTTAATTGATTTTCTAAAAGTAGTATATTGTTGCAATTCTTCTAATAAATTCGGCTCTTTGGGTAGTAAAGAGAAAAATCCTCCTTCATGTTTAAATAACATTAAATCTATATCATACTTACTGTAATCAATTGTATTTAATAAACCAATCAAACTTCTTTCTACTCCACCAATTTCCATATCAAAAGATGTAATTAATATTCTTTTCTTTTTCATAATAGGATACCTCACAAAATCTATTATTGATTTCTCTTCTTCATTTTATATTAGTATTTTGCTGTTACGCTTACCAATTTTCCTTATACATCAGACATATAAAATGAAAACAAATTAGATTACCCTACTTCTTCCTTGCACACAATTCCATATAACGATAGCCACTCGTAAATGTTATCGTTAATATCAAAGCCTAATTTCGATATATTGTTAATTATGAATTCCCTGTCTGGTCTTTCTTTTAACAAGGCTTTATAAATTTCTTTACACCATATTTCAATTTCTTCATCTAAGTCAACAAATGACATTATCCCTAACCCCATATCAGTATTATTAGGTAGTGTATCTGCTACAACACATGGTACACCTGCAGATTGCGCTTCTAAAGTTACAATACCAAACCCCTCAAACAAAGAAGGAAAAATAAAAACATCAAAGCTCTTCATGAGTCGTGGAATATCCTTCCTAACGCCCAAAAATCTAATGTTTTCAAAAATCCCTAATTGCTTTGCTTTTAATTCAATAGAAATCCTTAACGGACCATCTCCTACTAGAATAGCAACAAAATTTGAATCTCTTTTTAAAATTTGCTTTAAAACTTTTAGGATAAAAACATGATTCTTTGACTCTGAAAAACTTCCTATATGTCCTATTAATTTTGCTGTATTCGGTATATTAAGTTCCCTTCTTACGCTGACACTACTTCCAGCATCTATATCAGTAAATTGATTAATATCTATACCGTTTTTAATCAGTTCTATCCTCTGACTTTGAAGCATCCTTTCACCAAATAAAAAACGTGCTGCTTCAACGCTACACGCACAATAATTAGTTCCAGCATATTTAATAATAGATTGCAAAACCTTTAGGATAACTCTTGCTTTTATTCCAGAGTCTTGTGGCCAATTATTACTATGGGAATGACAAATCCTCTTTTTTATACCAGCTATTTTTGCCGCTACAGCAACGAAACCACCTTGATAATCCGTATGTGCATGTACAACTTCATATTGATTATCCGACATAATTTTCACAAGTTCTTTAACATAGGCAAAAGGTCCTATTTGTCCTAAACTAGGTACCTTATATATTCTCCCACCTAAGGCCATTATTTCATCTTCGTAATCATTTTTCTCATTTCGATGGGATACAAAATCAAACTGAAGCTGCTCCCTATCTATTTTCCTATATATATTCATTAATAATGTTTCAGCTCCCCCGCGATTCAGAGCGCTGACAATGTGTAAAACCTTCTTTTTATTTATAGGTTCAGGCTTAGAATCTATCCCCATTCAACAATCCTCTCCTAGCATTTTGCACTTTATTATCAAAGTAGATTACTCTTATAGATAATTCCCAAAGTAATTACATGTTCATATACAAAATAAATAAAATAGCACACTAGAACTGCATAATACATCAACTTTTGATCTTTATCTGTAAATGACTTCACAACCCAAGAAATTAATATTAACTGATACAATCCAAAATATATGGAGAATCTAGCAAATATCCAATTCTGTGTTGAAATAATCATAAAAACAAGACCTAATATAGACATATTTACAATATAATCACTTTCAGGGAATAACGCCCTCATTTTATCTTTCCCAAGGTAAGCCAGTATAATTGGCACTATATTCACAGCAACCCTAAGTATATTGGCACCACCTTCATGAAATTCCTTATATTGACCATATTGAGTATTTCCAATAGCCGAAAATAAAATTTCCGAAAACTGATTAAAACCTATTACTACACATACCGCTAAAAAAAGGAGCAAATATGTCGTTCCTGACCAGGCTTTTTTTCTTACAAAAAAGTATATTGGCATTAAAACTAATGCACTTGCATGAAATGTTGATGCACATAATACAATTAATGTATATTTTTTCCATTTTCCTTCGAAAATATATTTTGTAGCAGCAAAAATAATTGCAGCGGCTAAATATTGCCTAATCCCATTCATTGATGTTAAATACATACCCGACGTAATATAAACATATAAACTCAATTCAATTAGTCTTGAATATTTATATAGTGTTGCTACAATGAGTACATTTGTTATCAATGCTGTAGTAAAAACCATTACTTGAGGATTATCCGTATATTTTTTCAAAACCATTTGAAAAATATTAAAGCCCATGTCTTTATTAGTTTGAACATATTCCCAATTAAACTCCGTTATTTTATATGCATGCATATAAAAATAAGTATCCCCAATATTATTTCGAAGCCCCGCCACCAACACAAGAGATAAAGCCGCCATTATAATCAACAGCCTATTGGGCTTTATCAATGTAAGACTATTAGTCACTGGTATAGCAAAATACCTTGCAAAAAATGCGAGCATGAATACTATAGCAAGATTCATCCAAAGTATGGTCATTATTCTGTCCTCTCATTTAATTACTAAATAAGTCTCTACATGTTTACTTTCATTTTTGTTTTCATTGTAATATAACTATAAAGGATAGCCCCAAATGGCAGTGCACAAAGTGTCAGTCCTTTACATGGCGATTCTTGTATAAACTTTCTATTTCTCGATATGAAACTACTAGATACATAATGTATAGCTTGCCTATACTTAAA
This region includes:
- a CDS encoding polysaccharide pyruvyl transferase family protein yields the protein MDNVLVLDTSVGSLNKGDDIIMKCVKHHLSDITKNAYVLTLPTHVSPFHWYQVARKSNRVKIYSDAKYKFVGGSNLLAMDMFTHFPQWNINIFNYGPLKGSILVGVGAGKGNKINPYTKMLYRKVLSHEYIHSVRDERTKKFLEEMGFKALNTGCATLWSFTPDFCRGIPSGKSESVVFTLTHHSKDREKDQLLIDILNKSYENVYFWIQDADDFEYLKSLEGIQGIKIISPTIEAYEKILNTAVDYIGTRLHGGIFAMRHKKRAIIISIDERAKGMGETYNLNLIDREDLNNLEKMINAEFITDVQVNFDVVNQWLKQFSN
- a CDS encoding glycosyltransferase, whose protein sequence is MKKKRILITSFDMEIGGVERSLIGLLNTIDYSKYDIDLMLFKHEGGFFSLLPKEPNLLEELQQYTTFRKSIKQILQEGHFSIGITRMIGKVMGVMHGRFVNSKEPGYFVIQYGWRISLPFLPKLREEYDVAISFLWPHYFIGDKVRAKRKIGWIHTDYSNIQLNKEMECKMWREMDDIVAVSESCRDTFLNSLPYINKEVQVIENIIDSEFVCEQSNEGDITQEISINSARIKLITVARLSHAKGIDDAIYALRQLLDQGYDIEWYIVGYGPQEAELKLLIDKLGLQDKFVLLGKKINPYPYIKACDIYVQPSRYEGKAVTVREAQILKKPVLITNFSTAKSQLENGVDGYICPMGIKGIVEGIKKMIDDVEFRNEIVNNVSQKNYGNEIEVEKIYRLIELE
- a CDS encoding glycosyltransferase family 1 protein; translated protein: MGIDSKPEPINKKKVLHIVSALNRGGAETLLMNIYRKIDREQLQFDFVSHRNEKNDYEDEIMALGGRIYKVPSLGQIGPFAYVKELVKIMSDNQYEVVHAHTDYQGGFVAVAAKIAGIKKRICHSHSNNWPQDSGIKARVILKVLQSIIKYAGTNYCACSVEAARFLFGERMLQSQRIELIKNGIDINQFTDIDAGSSVSVRRELNIPNTAKLIGHIGSFSESKNHVFILKVLKQILKRDSNFVAILVGDGPLRISIELKAKQLGIFENIRFLGVRKDIPRLMKSFDVFIFPSLFEGFGIVTLEAQSAGVPCVVADTLPNNTDMGLGIMSFVDLDEEIEIWCKEIYKALLKERPDREFIINNISKLGFDINDNIYEWLSLYGIVCKEEVG
- a CDS encoding EpsG family protein — its product is MTILWMNLAIVFMLAFFARYFAIPVTNSLTLIKPNRLLIIMAALSLVLVAGLRNNIGDTYFYMHAYKITEFNWEYVQTNKDMGFNIFQMVLKKYTDNPQVMVFTTALITNVLIVATLYKYSRLIELSLYVYITSGMYLTSMNGIRQYLAAAIIFAATKYIFEGKWKKYTLIVLCASTFHASALVLMPIYFFVRKKAWSGTTYLLLFLAVCVVIGFNQFSEILFSAIGNTQYGQYKEFHEGGANILRVAVNIVPIILAYLGKDKMRALFPESDYIVNMSILGLVFMIISTQNWIFARFSIYFGLYQLILISWVVKSFTDKDQKLMYYAVLVCYFIYFVYEHVITLGIIYKSNLL